Proteins from a genomic interval of Pseudomonas asplenii:
- a CDS encoding APC family permease yields the protein MSTSTPTGQGSSGIKRKIGLFPATALNMSQMCGVGPFITIPTMIVIMGGPQAYLGWILGALLALCDGLVWAELGASLPGAGGTYVYLREAFGKRTGKLLPFLFVWTAMLFIPLIMSTGIIGFVQYLTWFWPDMSQTAGNLVGLVLIWGIIFMLWRKIESIARLSIALWVIMLISIGALILAALSHFHADLAFSFPEGAFNLGDSSFWFGMAGGLTIGIYDYLGYNTSAYLAGEVEQPGRVIPKSIVLSIVGILAVYLLMQVGVLGVVDWHRMLDPDSAAYKSVASVVLSETWGSTAAGVVTVLILITAVASVFAGLLGGSRVPFEAAKDNVFFNAFSVTHAKHDFPVYGILSMGVLTSVGFMIGRLTDLTTLIQLLTTVMILVQSVAQIISLFVLRKTKPHLERPYKMWLYPIPAVIALVGWIYIYLASNHNAPGAYPIQWSLVWVAAGCVAYLFWARAHRLWPFNKK from the coding sequence ATGAGCACAAGCACTCCCACCGGGCAGGGTTCGTCCGGCATCAAGCGCAAGATCGGTCTGTTTCCCGCCACGGCCCTGAACATGAGCCAGATGTGCGGCGTGGGTCCCTTTATTACCATTCCCACCATGATCGTCATCATGGGCGGTCCGCAGGCTTACCTCGGCTGGATCCTCGGTGCCTTGCTGGCGCTGTGCGACGGCCTGGTCTGGGCCGAACTCGGTGCTTCGCTGCCTGGCGCCGGCGGGACCTACGTTTACCTGCGCGAAGCCTTCGGCAAACGTACCGGCAAGCTATTGCCCTTCCTGTTCGTGTGGACCGCGATGCTGTTCATCCCGCTGATCATGTCCACCGGGATCATCGGCTTCGTGCAATACCTCACCTGGTTCTGGCCGGACATGAGCCAGACCGCCGGCAACCTGGTCGGCCTGGTGCTGATCTGGGGCATCATCTTCATGCTCTGGCGCAAGATCGAGTCGATCGCCCGTTTGAGCATCGCGCTTTGGGTGATCATGCTGATCAGTATCGGCGCGCTGATTCTCGCCGCCCTCAGCCACTTCCATGCCGACCTGGCCTTCAGCTTCCCGGAAGGGGCGTTCAACCTCGGTGACAGCAGCTTCTGGTTCGGCATGGCCGGCGGCCTGACCATCGGCATTTACGATTACCTGGGCTATAACACCTCGGCCTATCTGGCCGGTGAAGTGGAACAGCCGGGTCGGGTGATTCCCAAGTCGATCGTGCTGTCGATCGTCGGCATCCTCGCGGTCTACCTGCTGATGCAGGTCGGTGTGTTGGGTGTGGTCGACTGGCACCGCATGCTCGACCCGGACTCGGCGGCCTACAAGTCCGTGGCCTCGGTGGTGCTGAGCGAAACCTGGGGCAGCACCGCCGCCGGCGTGGTCACCGTGTTGATCCTGATCACCGCCGTCGCCTCGGTATTCGCCGGTTTGCTGGGCGGTTCGCGGGTGCCGTTCGAAGCGGCGAAGGACAACGTGTTCTTCAATGCCTTCAGCGTCACTCACGCCAAGCATGACTTCCCCGTCTACGGCATCCTGAGCATGGGCGTGCTGACCTCGGTCGGCTTCATGATCGGCCGTCTCACCGACCTCACCACGCTGATCCAGTTGCTGACCACGGTGATGATCCTGGTGCAGTCGGTGGCCCAGATCATTTCGCTGTTCGTGCTGCGCAAGACCAAGCCGCACCTTGAGCGTCCCTACAAGATGTGGCTTTACCCGATCCCGGCGGTCATCGCGCTGGTGGGTTGGATCTATATCTACTTAGCTTCCAACCACAACGCCCCCGGCGCCTACCCGATCCAATGGTCGCTGGTATGGGTCGCCGCAGGTTGCGTGGCCTATCTGTTCTGGGCACGGGCACACCGGCTCTGGCCTTTCAACAAGAAGTGA
- a CDS encoding ROK family transcriptional regulator, protein MKNPQHTRTVTTGTNAEHARLHNRRVILEAIRLGGRLTRADLTRLTSLTAQTVSNIVTELQEEGVLRVHAAEKIGRGQPPVPLSINPQGGYSIGFHVEQHSIIGVLLDLLGDAQAQVTLAVSYPSFDDALPLLLDTVRQFRALRPDGRFLGVGVALPGPFSVEGMTSVGPTAMSGWDDPQIPTRLQQAVGLPVLIENDATAATMGERLYGIASDLHHFVHLFIGSGLGAGLYLGNRLYSGHWHNAGEIGHMTVVPGGKACHCGNQGCLERYISIAALLEHLGQSGDQDLAAWSIDDPRFKAGVDSWLDEAAPALRQAINILESLLDPQTILISGFLPEAILARLVARLEPLHRSISSRSDREYPRIQLGTAGHDAVALGAAALMILAEISPDYEALLKPE, encoded by the coding sequence ATGAAAAATCCACAGCACACCCGTACGGTCACCACCGGTACCAACGCCGAACACGCCCGCCTGCACAACCGCCGGGTGATTCTCGAAGCGATTCGTCTGGGCGGGCGCCTGACCCGCGCCGATCTCACACGGCTGACCTCGCTGACGGCGCAGACGGTTTCGAACATCGTCACCGAACTGCAGGAAGAGGGCGTGCTGCGGGTGCATGCCGCCGAGAAGATCGGTCGTGGCCAGCCGCCGGTGCCGCTGTCGATCAACCCGCAGGGCGGTTACTCCATCGGCTTTCATGTCGAGCAGCATTCGATCATCGGCGTGCTGCTCGACCTGCTGGGCGACGCTCAGGCCCAGGTTACCCTCGCGGTCAGCTATCCGAGCTTCGACGATGCGCTGCCGCTGTTGCTCGATACCGTGCGGCAGTTTCGGGCGCTGCGCCCTGATGGGCGTTTTCTCGGGGTGGGGGTGGCTCTGCCCGGGCCGTTCAGCGTCGAAGGCATGACCTCCGTGGGGCCGACGGCCATGTCCGGCTGGGATGACCCGCAGATTCCGACGCGCCTGCAGCAGGCAGTCGGCTTGCCGGTACTGATCGAGAACGACGCCACGGCGGCGACCATGGGCGAACGGCTGTACGGGATTGCCAGTGACCTGCACCACTTCGTCCACCTGTTTATCGGCAGCGGCCTCGGGGCGGGCCTGTACCTGGGTAACCGCTTGTATTCCGGGCACTGGCACAACGCCGGGGAAATCGGCCACATGACGGTGGTGCCCGGTGGCAAGGCCTGCCATTGCGGCAATCAGGGCTGTCTTGAGCGCTATATCTCGATTGCCGCATTGCTGGAGCACCTGGGACAATCCGGCGACCAGGACCTGGCGGCCTGGAGTATCGACGATCCGCGTTTCAAGGCCGGTGTCGACTCCTGGCTGGACGAAGCCGCACCGGCATTGCGCCAGGCGATCAACATCCTTGAATCGCTGCTCGATCCACAGACTATCCTGATCAGCGGTTTCCTCCCGGAGGCGATCCTGGCCCGGCTGGTGGCTCGGCTGGAACCGTTGCATCGCTCCATCAGCAGCCGCTCGGATCGTGAATACCCACGCATCCAGCTTGGCACCGCCGGACACGATGCGGTGGCGTTGGGGGCGGCGGCGTTGATGATTCTCGCGGAGATCAGCCCGGACTATGAGGCGTTGCTCAAACCGGAATGA
- a CDS encoding metallophosphoesterase — translation MAGFAHYPLNTRGRDFAVGDIHGHFSRLQAALDRLDFNPERDRLFSVGDLVDRGPQSEQALEWLARPWFAAVQGNHEALAIQHVQGRVPDLDLYRASGGGWFIDSSAQQQRLFATRFAQLPIALEVETRLGLVGMVHADSPFAAWSDLRDYLLGHSEVQIAVETVCQWSRTRLKNHDVSGIREVRAMMVGHTAQHQPTVLGNVYHIDTAGWGSGCFTLVELDSLSLIRPDAN, via the coding sequence ATGGCTGGATTTGCACACTATCCGCTCAACACCCGTGGCCGGGATTTCGCCGTGGGTGATATCCATGGGCATTTTTCTCGATTGCAGGCAGCGCTGGATCGGCTGGATTTCAATCCCGAGCGTGACCGCCTGTTCAGCGTCGGTGACCTGGTCGATCGTGGCCCACAGAGTGAGCAGGCTCTGGAGTGGCTGGCGCGTCCGTGGTTCGCTGCGGTCCAGGGCAACCACGAAGCGCTGGCGATCCAGCATGTGCAGGGCCGGGTACCCGACCTCGACCTGTACCGCGCCAGTGGCGGCGGTTGGTTTATCGACAGCAGTGCGCAGCAACAGCGCCTGTTCGCCACACGCTTTGCACAACTGCCGATTGCGCTGGAGGTCGAGACCCGACTCGGACTGGTGGGGATGGTCCATGCCGACAGTCCTTTTGCGGCATGGAGTGACTTGCGTGACTACCTGCTGGGCCACAGCGAGGTGCAGATTGCGGTCGAGACGGTCTGCCAATGGTCACGTACCCGCCTGAAAAACCATGACGTCAGCGGTATTCGCGAGGTGCGGGCGATGATGGTCGGACACACTGCGCAGCACCAGCCCACCGTGCTGGGCAACGTCTATCACATCGACACGGCGGGGTGGGGCAGTGGTTGTTTCACGCTGGTGGAACTCGATAGCCTGAGCCTCATCAGGCCTGACGCCAACTGA
- a CDS encoding DUF6555 family protein, with amino-acid sequence MSTAKLFVIDYTLHGTRKSFIIRSERMDNAEAWHWASCDAGVGRIGRFGREQVKKTSQPIAEKFGIEAVSWRQA; translated from the coding sequence ATGAGCACGGCAAAGCTATTCGTTATTGACTACACACTGCACGGCACCCGCAAGTCCTTCATCATCCGCAGCGAGCGCATGGACAACGCCGAGGCTTGGCACTGGGCCAGTTGTGACGCCGGCGTCGGCCGGATCGGCAGGTTCGGGCGTGAACAGGTGAAAAAGACCAGCCAACCGATTGCCGAGAAGTTCGGCATCGAGGCAGTCAGTTGGCGTCAGGCCTGA
- a CDS encoding methyl-accepting chemotaxis protein, with protein sequence MFNKRLKQELSALREELSSLQQVRESLEQEMLVLILDADGRIQSVNHNFTQEMRYQSSALVGRHIDEFVPAYLKNSEFHQRFKNALTRAEHFSGAVRLLRGTGEEAWLRSIVQPVRGADGRVKHISICSNDLTRTIENSREHENLIGALLRSTAVIEFNLAGDVLTANDRFLNGMGYSLAQIKGKHHSIFCDPAEVHSAEYQVFWKRLNAGEFIAGRFKRVDSHGRVVWLEASYNPVLDSNERLYKVVKFATVITDQVNQEQAVAEAANIAYSTSLQTDSSAQRGTTVVTQAVEVMRDLAQHMQHAGEGIEALNAQSQVIGTIVKTISAIAEQTNLLALNAAIEAARAGEQGRGFAVVADEVRQLASRTSQATDEIVTVVRQNQDMARDAVSLMNSGKTQAEEGLALAAEAGTVIVEIQDGAQRVVNAVGQFANQLST encoded by the coding sequence ATGTTCAACAAACGCTTGAAGCAGGAGCTGTCGGCTCTTCGCGAGGAATTGTCCAGTCTCCAGCAGGTCAGGGAGAGCCTTGAGCAGGAAATGCTGGTGCTCATTCTGGACGCCGATGGCCGTATCCAGTCAGTCAACCATAACTTTACTCAGGAGATGCGTTATCAGAGCAGTGCTCTGGTGGGGCGTCATATCGATGAGTTCGTGCCGGCGTATCTGAAAAACTCGGAATTTCACCAGCGCTTCAAGAATGCCCTGACTCGCGCCGAACATTTCAGCGGAGCAGTGCGTCTGTTACGGGGCACGGGCGAGGAGGCCTGGCTGCGTTCTATTGTCCAGCCGGTCCGTGGTGCCGATGGCCGGGTCAAACATATCTCGATCTGTTCCAACGACCTGACCCGCACCATCGAGAACTCACGCGAACACGAAAACCTGATCGGTGCATTACTGCGTTCCACTGCCGTCATCGAATTCAACCTGGCCGGTGACGTGCTGACCGCTAATGACCGCTTCCTCAATGGCATGGGCTACAGCCTGGCGCAGATCAAGGGCAAGCATCACAGTATTTTCTGTGATCCGGCTGAAGTGCACAGCGCCGAGTACCAGGTGTTCTGGAAGCGCCTGAACGCAGGCGAGTTCATCGCCGGACGGTTCAAACGTGTGGACAGTCATGGTCGTGTGGTCTGGCTGGAGGCCTCCTACAATCCGGTGCTCGATTCCAACGAGCGGCTGTACAAGGTGGTGAAGTTCGCCACTGTGATCACCGACCAGGTGAATCAGGAGCAGGCCGTGGCCGAGGCGGCGAATATCGCCTACAGCACGTCGTTGCAGACTGACTCCAGCGCCCAGCGTGGCACCACCGTCGTGACCCAGGCGGTCGAGGTGATGCGCGATCTGGCCCAGCACATGCAGCATGCTGGCGAGGGGATCGAGGCGCTCAACGCTCAGTCGCAAGTGATCGGTACGATCGTCAAAACCATCAGCGCGATTGCCGAGCAGACCAACCTGCTGGCACTGAACGCGGCCATCGAGGCGGCGCGTGCCGGTGAGCAGGGACGCGGTTTTGCGGTGGTGGCCGATGAGGTCCGTCAACTGGCCTCGCGAACCAGCCAGGCGACCGATGAGATTGTCACTGTGGTGCGCCAGAACCAGGACATGGCCCGCGATGCGGTATCGCTGATGAACAGTGGCAAGACCCAGGCCGAGGAAGGCTTGGCGCTGGCGGCCGAGGCCGGTACGGTGATCGTCGAGATCCAGGACGGCGCTCAGCGGGTGGTCAATGCGGTCGGGCAGTTCGCCAACCAGTTGAGCACCTGA
- a CDS encoding RidA family protein: protein MPHSRHERFAQIADQLGYSFDGEMKIGGNYVPAVQNDLEIYVSGQIPRVDNTVMVTGRVGAQTSLEQARHGARISTMRALAILRQMLDGDLERIRKILRINVYVQSAEDFTQQSEVADGASEVLYSVFGEAGVHTRTSVGVFQLPKNASVEIDMTVALKP, encoded by the coding sequence ATGCCGCACTCAAGACACGAACGCTTTGCCCAGATCGCCGATCAACTCGGCTACAGCTTCGACGGTGAAATGAAAATTGGCGGCAATTATGTGCCGGCAGTGCAGAACGATCTCGAAATCTACGTCAGTGGGCAGATTCCGCGGGTCGACAACACGGTGATGGTGACCGGCCGCGTCGGTGCACAGACCAGCCTGGAACAGGCCCGGCACGGCGCCCGGATCAGCACCATGCGCGCCCTGGCCATTCTGCGGCAGATGCTCGATGGCGACCTGGAACGGATCCGGAAGATCCTGCGCATCAACGTCTACGTACAGAGCGCCGAAGACTTCACGCAACAGAGCGAAGTCGCCGACGGTGCTTCAGAGGTGCTCTACAGCGTCTTCGGCGAAGCCGGGGTACACACGCGAACCTCGGTCGGCGTATTCCAACTGCCGAAAAACGCTTCGGTCGAGATCGACATGACCGTGGCGCTCAAGCCATAG
- a CDS encoding helix-turn-helix domain-containing protein, with amino-acid sequence MKKRDLFTELMQGVTEMAEHREGKITLRRYELEALPPPMVTAEEIVALREKLHMSQPVFANRIRTSPDTLKNWEQAKSRPNAQAALLIKLVERFPDMIERLRAV; translated from the coding sequence ATGAAAAAACGCGATCTGTTTACCGAGCTGATGCAGGGCGTGACAGAGATGGCTGAGCACCGCGAAGGCAAGATTACCCTGCGCCGTTACGAGTTGGAGGCCCTGCCGCCGCCGATGGTTACAGCAGAGGAAATCGTGGCGCTGCGGGAGAAACTCCATATGTCGCAGCCCGTTTTCGCCAACCGGATTCGAACCAGCCCCGATACCCTCAAGAACTGGGAACAGGCCAAGTCCAGACCCAACGCACAGGCTGCCCTGCTGATCAAACTCGTGGAGCGCTTCCCTGACATGATTGAGCGCCTGAGAGCCGTGTGA
- a CDS encoding toxin, producing the protein MKSVFFETSNFTATLGHYLADDEYRQLQLEMQTNPQVGYLMPRTGGFRKMRWPDSRRHKGKRGGLRIIYYWLLSSGQFWMFAIYDKDELENLTSDQENMLKAAIEAELKQRGKA; encoded by the coding sequence ATGAAATCCGTATTCTTCGAAACATCAAACTTCACCGCCACCCTAGGTCATTACCTTGCGGATGACGAATATCGACAACTTCAGTTGGAGATGCAGACCAACCCTCAAGTCGGGTACCTGATGCCCCGAACAGGCGGTTTTCGCAAAATGCGCTGGCCCGACTCACGTCGGCACAAGGGTAAACGTGGCGGATTGCGAATCATCTATTACTGGCTACTGAGCAGCGGCCAGTTCTGGATGTTTGCCATCTACGACAAAGACGAACTTGAAAACCTGACATCGGATCAGGAAAACATGCTCAAAGCAGCAATCGAGGCTGAGTTGAAGCAACGAGGTAAAGCATGA
- a CDS encoding Dyp-type peroxidase: MSHYQPGILAKPVPLQARHLFFALESAAALPAALDNLVRLVDGKNAVVGFGESLVQALGARVEGLRTFPVVSGPGVDNPSTQQALWCWLHGEDRGELLHRSRELELALAPALKRVQMTEAFRHKTGHDLTGYEDGTENPVDEAALEAGIVSGDVAGLRGGSFVAIQQWQHDLDGFAALPSHEQDNIMGRRKSDNEELDDAPESAHVKRTAQESFAPEAFVVRRSMPWSNEQGAGLMFTAFGCTLDAFEAQLRRMSGQEDGITDALYRFSRPITGGYYWCPPVKDGHLDLSVLLAD; the protein is encoded by the coding sequence ATGAGTCACTACCAGCCCGGCATCCTCGCCAAGCCTGTGCCCCTGCAGGCACGCCATCTGTTTTTCGCCCTGGAATCCGCTGCGGCCCTGCCGGCTGCGCTCGACAACCTGGTTCGGCTGGTGGATGGGAAAAACGCCGTGGTCGGTTTTGGCGAGTCGCTGGTTCAGGCCCTGGGGGCGCGGGTCGAGGGATTGCGGACATTCCCGGTGGTCAGTGGCCCGGGCGTGGACAACCCTTCGACCCAGCAGGCGCTTTGGTGCTGGCTGCATGGCGAGGACCGCGGCGAGCTGCTGCACCGCAGTCGTGAGCTGGAACTGGCGCTGGCGCCAGCGTTGAAGCGGGTGCAGATGACCGAGGCCTTCCGTCACAAGACCGGCCACGACCTGACCGGCTATGAGGACGGCACCGAGAACCCGGTGGACGAAGCGGCCCTCGAGGCCGGGATCGTTTCAGGCGACGTCGCTGGCCTGCGCGGTGGCAGCTTTGTCGCGATTCAGCAGTGGCAGCACGACCTGGATGGTTTTGCCGCCCTGCCTTCCCATGAGCAGGACAACATCATGGGCCGTCGCAAAAGTGACAACGAAGAGCTGGACGATGCGCCGGAGTCGGCCCATGTCAAGCGCACCGCCCAGGAAAGCTTCGCCCCCGAGGCGTTCGTCGTGCGCCGTTCCATGCCATGGTCGAACGAGCAGGGCGCTGGTCTGATGTTCACCGCGTTCGGTTGCACCCTCGATGCCTTCGAAGCCCAGTTACGGCGTATGAGCGGACAGGAAGACGGCATTACCGACGCCCTCTACCGCTTCAGTCGGCCGATCACCGGTGGCTACTACTGGTGCCCGCCGGTGAAGGATGGGCATCTGGATCTGAGCGTGCTGCTGGCCGATTGA
- a CDS encoding polyphenol oxidase family protein, producing the protein MSEYASNLSQIPGIRHGFLNQANEGLPDGVFTCKQIHSATLIEAPDNLPAGSLQGDAVYTDGPRPIAVITADCLPLLVAAEDGSLAAAIHGGWKGLRGGIIGNAIARFEALEIPRQSLRIAIGPSIRPCCYEVSQAFVSELQESQGQLWADGAPPWTRQQPAPLSPPQLAPPAPRQTDSFWFDLQGYAQRLLRAAGIADWQVETSPVCTYCSSPAFSSYRRRTHETDPNKTFQYSWISRS; encoded by the coding sequence GTGAGTGAGTATGCCAGCAACCTCAGCCAGATCCCGGGGATCCGCCACGGTTTCCTCAACCAGGCCAACGAGGGGCTGCCGGACGGGGTGTTCACCTGCAAGCAGATCCACAGTGCGACGCTGATCGAAGCACCAGACAACCTGCCCGCCGGCTCGCTGCAAGGCGACGCGGTGTACACCGATGGCCCACGGCCGATCGCCGTGATTACCGCCGACTGTCTACCCTTGCTGGTGGCTGCCGAGGACGGCTCGCTGGCGGCGGCGATCCATGGCGGCTGGAAAGGCCTGCGCGGCGGCATCATCGGCAATGCCATCGCGCGCTTCGAGGCGCTGGAGATTCCCCGGCAGTCCCTGCGTATCGCCATCGGCCCATCGATCCGGCCCTGTTGCTACGAGGTCAGCCAGGCGTTCGTCAGCGAGTTGCAGGAGAGCCAGGGGCAACTCTGGGCCGATGGCGCGCCGCCCTGGACGCGCCAGCAGCCGGCGCCACTGTCGCCGCCCCAGCTTGCACCGCCAGCACCGAGACAAACAGACAGCTTCTGGTTCGACCTGCAAGGTTATGCACAACGGCTGCTGCGGGCCGCGGGAATTGCCGACTGGCAGGTGGAAACAAGCCCGGTATGCACCTACTGCTCGTCACCTGCGTTCTCCAGCTACCGACGTCGAACCCATGAGACCGACCCGAACAAGACCTTCCAGTATTCCTGGATCAGCCGAAGCTGA
- the ddlA gene encoding D-alanine--D-alanine ligase produces the protein MGKLRVGIIFGGLGAEHEVSLQSAKNVVDALDRERFEPVLVGIDKQGRWHLNDSSDFLLNAENPTLIALNQSNRELAVVPGKAGQQLVETGSQSLLDQVDVIFPIVHGTLGEDGCLQGLLRMADLPFVGSDVLGSAVCMDKDISKRLLRDAGLAVTPFLTVNRATAARLDFEQARAKLGLPLFIKPANQGSSVGVSKVESAEQFQAAMALALGFDDKVLVESAVSGREIECAILGNDQPVASGCGEIVVRSGFYSYDSKYIDAEAAEVVVPAAISEGASECIRSVALEAFQVLGCSGLARVDVFLTDSGEVLINEVNSLPGFTRISMYPKLWQAAGMTYSELVSRLIELALERHEARRGLSNSR, from the coding sequence ATGGGCAAGTTGCGAGTCGGGATTATTTTCGGTGGGCTGGGTGCGGAACATGAGGTGTCGCTGCAATCGGCAAAAAACGTGGTCGATGCACTGGACCGCGAGCGCTTCGAGCCAGTGCTCGTCGGTATCGACAAGCAGGGCCGTTGGCACCTCAACGACAGTTCCGACTTCCTGCTCAATGCCGAGAATCCGACGCTGATCGCGTTGAACCAGTCCAACCGCGAACTGGCGGTGGTGCCGGGCAAGGCTGGCCAGCAACTGGTCGAGACCGGTAGCCAGAGTTTGCTGGACCAGGTCGACGTGATCTTCCCGATCGTCCACGGCACCCTCGGCGAAGACGGCTGCCTGCAGGGGCTGTTGCGCATGGCGGACCTGCCGTTTGTCGGCTCCGATGTCCTGGGTTCGGCGGTGTGCATGGACAAGGACATCAGCAAGCGCCTGCTGCGTGACGCGGGCCTGGCGGTCACGCCGTTCCTTACCGTCAACCGCGCCACCGCCGCGCGACTGGATTTCGAGCAGGCACGGGCGAAGCTCGGTCTGCCGCTGTTCATCAAGCCGGCGAACCAGGGTTCGTCGGTGGGGGTGAGCAAGGTCGAGAGCGCCGAGCAGTTCCAGGCGGCCATGGCGCTGGCCCTGGGCTTCGACGACAAGGTGCTGGTGGAGTCGGCGGTCAGCGGCCGGGAGATCGAGTGCGCGATTCTGGGCAACGACCAGCCGGTCGCCAGTGGCTGCGGTGAAATCGTCGTGCGCAGTGGTTTCTACTCCTACGACAGCAAATACATCGATGCCGAGGCAGCCGAAGTGGTGGTGCCGGCGGCTATCAGCGAGGGGGCCAGTGAGTGCATCCGCAGCGTCGCGCTCGAAGCGTTCCAGGTCCTCGGCTGCTCGGGCCTTGCTCGTGTCGATGTGTTCCTCACCGACAGCGGCGAAGTGCTGATCAACGAGGTCAATTCACTGCCGGGCTTCACCCGTATCAGCATGTATCCCAAGCTGTGGCAGGCGGCGGGGATGACCTACAGCGAACTGGTCAGCCGCCTGATCGAGCTGGCGCTGGAGCGGCACGAAGCACGGCGTGGGTTGAGCAACAGCCGCTGA
- a CDS encoding GNAT family acetyltransferase — protein MCLSCFNQNLAGLLFYPTLGFVPYGIEDGQDFMGGRVVLIQLRWG, from the coding sequence ATGTGCCTGTCCTGTTTCAACCAGAACCTGGCGGGGCTGTTGTTCTATCCGACGTTGGGATTCGTGCCCTATGGCATCGAGGACGGGCAGGACTTCATGGGAGGACGGGTGGTGCTGATTCAGTTACGTTGGGGGTAA
- a CDS encoding DUF1652 domain-containing protein: protein MHSKPDIQRVLETAFLPSRCECLIGANDSFSVKLINPASGDIELYVANMPLSELSTSRSIARLVLSLREQRDLMGKMELSMRRLG, encoded by the coding sequence ATGCATTCAAAACCAGATATCCAGCGAGTTCTTGAAACAGCGTTTTTACCCTCGAGGTGCGAATGTCTCATCGGTGCGAATGACAGCTTCTCGGTGAAGCTCATCAATCCCGCATCAGGCGATATCGAGCTGTATGTAGCAAACATGCCTTTGTCCGAGCTTTCTACCAGCAGATCCATAGCCAGGTTGGTGCTCTCGCTGAGAGAGCAGAGAGACCTTATGGGTAAGATGGAATTATCGATGAGGCGACTGGGTTAG